Proteins encoded in a region of the Salinicoccus sp. RF5 genome:
- a CDS encoding DUF2538 family protein — MRKTYDKETNINEMFDFLEDQIKHSGEPKIEDTYFYQNHEHKEMYQSIRGYFSESQKNPEVDAACYIIALPDIYKRINIFELIFPMDWIREDGRLSEPFKQLRPHIQYLALAAAEASGIKFNTKPALSLGLEYWNLEQLKMFWQFTAIRRKNAM, encoded by the coding sequence ATGCGGAAGACGTATGACAAGGAGACGAACATCAACGAGATGTTCGACTTCCTGGAAGATCAGATCAAGCACAGCGGCGAGCCGAAGATCGAAGATACGTATTTCTATCAGAACCATGAGCACAAGGAGATGTACCAGTCGATCCGGGGCTACTTCAGCGAATCGCAGAAGAATCCGGAAGTCGATGCGGCGTGCTACATCATCGCCCTGCCGGACATCTACAAGCGGATCAACATATTCGAGCTCATCTTCCCGATGGATTGGATCAGGGAGGATGGCCGGCTATCCGAACCGTTCAAGCAGCTCAGACCCCATATCCAGTATCTAGCGCTCGCAGCGGCTGAAGCGAGCGGCATCAAGTTCAACACGAAGCCTGCCCTCTCACTCGGCCTCGAGTACTGGAACCTAGAGCAGTTGAAGATGTT